A window of Oncorhynchus nerka isolate Pitt River linkage group LG4, Oner_Uvic_2.0, whole genome shotgun sequence contains these coding sequences:
- the LOC115128312 gene encoding dyslexia-associated protein KIAA0319-like protein — MSYAYQNLFSWSRPRLTQTHLLFLSLSFLCRLVAPAGVSAEICRVTGGVLGIHWSSVVDLGWRPLAVGRGSASCWDSCCLEPACSAVWSLGGHCVLLNCSNRGVCEVTSLPQPHTESLGLLQLFSKGTTTARRRRLRRAQTGKGSEAVSQKHGSDHKRSSTGVSKDEELPAPTVGGTSGVAFPQTSDKNNSQLTDGSGEAPSPSQQNSKSEDAIGPASSNSSSVLPANAPTITTSPTQAVRELVVSAGESVAVTLPRNEVELNAFVVPAPQPGTDYAFDWLLRTHPKDYSGEMEGKHSETLKLSKLTVGLYEFEVTVDGDGAHGEGYVNVTVKPEPRVNKLPVAVVSPKFQEISLPTSSTVIDGSQSTDDDKVVAWHWEEVKGPLREEKVSADTQLLTLTGLVPGNYTFSLTVTDSDGAQSSTQATLSVNKAVDYRPVANAGPNQVITLPRNAVTLHGNQSTDDREPLAYEWSLSPESKGKVVEMQGVRTPALQLSAMQEGDYTFQLTVTDTAGQQDTAQVTVIVQPENNKPPVADAGPEKELTLPVDRTTLDGSKSTDDQNISTYHWKQSKGPDGVKIENADGAVATVTGLQVGEYEFSLTVTDERKLASTDTVTVIVREELDQPPVAHVQSSPAISLPLRTAALDGSHSTDDKGGVGYLWTRDDSSPAAGDVLNNSDHQAVLFLTNLVEGKYSFTLTVTDSKGQSSSDRGTVEVKPDVWQRDLVELVLEVSVSQVSHRQRDMLLRQVGVLLGVLDSDIIVREVSAFNEHSTRLVFLVSGGPGRPPLSGHSVALGLRNKLRKQKNDFLIFKARRVDTVTCQLNCSSHGDCDSFTRTCICQPFWMENFIKGQLWDQESNCEWSVLYVTIASFMIVVAIATFVWGIVCCCRRRKGKMRHKSKSRYKMLNGEEQDGLELHPPRAGRMKPAPAPSSSALMRSDSDLDSDDGQGGVPWTDRERGHLLRPHNGTLENGQGPTRNKKQREELL; from the exons gTGTATCTGCTGAGATCTGCAGGGTGACGGGGGGAGTGTTGGGGATCCACTGGAGCAGCGTAGTCGATTTAGGCTGGCGCCCCCTGGCCGTGGGGAGGGGCAGCGCCAGCTGCTGGGACTCCTGCTGTCTTGAGCCAGCCTGCAGCGCTGTCTGGAGCCTGGGGGGGCACTGTGTGCTGCTGAACTGCTCCAACAGAGGAGTCTGTGAAGTCACATCTCTCCCCCAGCCCCACACTGAGTCCCTGGGGCTCCTACAGCTATTTTCAAAGGGCACCACCACAGCTCGGAGGAGAAGGCTCAGGCGGGCACAAACAGGAAAGGGAAGTGAGGCCGTAAGCCAGAAACATGGGTCGGACCACAAACGTTCTAGCACT GGAGTTTCCAAGGATGAAGAGCTTCCGGCTCCAACAGTCGGCGGCACCAGCGGAGTAGCTTTCCCTCAAACATCTGATAAGAATAACAGCCAGCTAACTGATGGAAGTGGAGAAGCTCCATCACCCTCACAGCAGAACTCTAAATCAGAGGACGCCATAGGCCCAGCATCTTCCAACAGCAGCTCTGTGCTTCCTGCTAATGCTCCTACAATCACTACATCACCAACCCAGGCTG TCCGGGAATTGGTGGTGTCGGCAGGCGAGAGTGTGGCGGTCACGCTGCCGCGCAACGAGGTAGAACTCAACGCCTTTGTGGTGCCAGCGCCCCAGCCAG GGACCGACTATGCATTTGACTGGCTCTTGAGGACTCACCCCAAAGACTacagtggagagatggaggggaaacACAGTGAGACGCTCAAACTCAGCAAG CTGACGGTGGGACTGTATGAGTTTGAGGTGACCGTGGACGGTGACGGAGCACACGGAGAGGGCTATGTCAACGTCACAGTCAAACCCG AGCCACGGGTAAACAAGCTCCCCGTCGCTGTGGTTTCCCCAAAGTTCCAGGAGATATCCTTGCCAACCAGCTCCACCGTGATCGACGGCAGCC AGAGCACAGACGATGACAAGGTGGTGGCGTGGCactgggaggaggtgaagggCCCGCTGAGGGAGGAGAAGGTCTCTGCAGACACCCAACTCCTCACCCTCACCGGCCTGGTCCCAGGGAACTACACATTCAG TCTGACTGTTACGGACTCGGACGGGGCCCAGAGCTCCACCCAGGCCACGCTGTCGGTCAACAAGGCCGTGGACTACCGGCCGGTGGCCAACGCCGGGCCCAACCAGGTCATCACGCTCCCGCGCAACGCTGTCACACTACATGGCAACCAGAGCACGGACGACCGCGAGCCGCTGGCCTACGAGTGGTCGCTCAGCCCCGAGAGCAAGGGCAAGGTGGTGGAGATGCAG GGCGTCCGGACTCCCGCTCTGCAGCTGTCTGCCATGCAGGAAGGAGACTACACCTTCCAGCTCACTGTCACAGACACAGCCGGACAGCAGGACACGGCACAGGTCACTGTTATCGTCCAGCCAG AGAACAATAAGCCCCCAGTAGCAGACGCCGGTCCAGAGAAGGAGCTGACCCTACCTGTGGACCGCACCACTCTGGACGGCAGCAAGAGCACGGACGACCAGAATATCTCCACCTACCACTGGAAACAGAGCAA gggtcCGGACGGAGTGAAGATCGAGAACGCCGATGGCGCCGTTGCCACGGTGACGGGGCTGCAGGTGGGCGAGTACGAGTTCAGTCTGACCGTGACGGACGAGAGGAAGCTGGCGAGCACCGACACAGTCACGGTCATCGTCCGAGAGG AGTTAGACCAACCCCCAGTAGCCCATGTCCAGTCCAGCCCGGCCATCTCTCTGCCCCTGCGGACTGCAGCCCTGGACGGCTCCCACTCCACAGACGACAAGGGTGGAGTCGGCTACTTGTGGACCCGTGACGACAGTAGTCCTGCAGCAGGG GACGTACTGAACAACTCTGACCACCAGGCGGTGCTGTTTCTCACTAACCTGGTGGAGGGAAAGTACAGCTTCACTCTGACTGTGACAGACAGCAAGGGCCAGAGCAGCTCAGACAGAGGGACTGTAGAGGTCAAACCGG acGTGTGGCAGCGTGACCTGGTGGAGCTGGTGCTGGAGGTGTCTGTGTCCCAGGTGTCCCACCGCCAGAGAGACATGCTGCTCAGACAGGTGGGCGTGCTGCTGGGCGTGCTCGACAGTGACATCATCGTACGGGAGGTCAGCGCCTTCAACGAGCACAG tactCGACTGGTGTTCTTGGTGTCTGGGGGTCCGGGTCGCCCCCCACTGTCCGGTCACAGTGTGGCTCTGGGGCTGCGCAACAAGCTACGCAAACAGAAGAACGACTTCCTCATCTTCAAGGCACGGCGGGTAGACACAGTCA CCTGCCAGCTGAACTGCTCCAGTCACGGGGATTGCGACTCGTTCACGCGGACCTGTATCTGCCAACCCTTCTGGATGGAGAATTTCATCAAAGGACAGCTGTGGGACCAAGAGAGCAACTGTG AATGGAGTGTGCTGTATGTGACCATAGCATCCTTCATGATCGTGGTTGCCATCGCGACCTTTGTCTGGGGAATAGTGTGTTGTTGCCGCAG GCGTAAGGGTAAAATGCGCCACAAGAGCAAAAGCCGCTATAAGATGCTTAATGGCGAAGAGCAGGACGGCCTGGAGCTACACCCACCCCGagctg GCCGAATGAAGCCGGCCCCCGCCCCTTCGTCCTCAGCCCTCATGCGCTCTGACTCAGACTTGGACAGTGACGACGGCCAGGGAGGGGTCCCATGGACAGACAGGGAACGAGGACACCTCCTCCGACCCCACAACGGCACCCTGGAAAACGGCCAGGGCCCCACCAGGAACAAAAAGCAAAGAGAGGAGCTGCTATAG